Within the Terriglobales bacterium genome, the region CACAGAGAACATCTACAAGATCTACGCGGAGAGCTTTAAGAGCGAGTCGCATTTGAGTGCTCTTGTGAGCGAAGCTCAGGAAATGGTGAATGCGGCGCTGGATTGAGCAGGCCATGCTCCAGGCAGTATCGGTTCTGCGGCCGCAATGCGCCGTTGTGGGGTTTCTGAAGTAAGTCGTCCTATTACTCAGCAACCGGGGTCGAGGCTGGTCATATTCTCGCTTGGGTTGACGACTGGTCGTCGGCCTCGATCAGCCGAGTGGCAATAGCGAACAGCGCGCTCACAGAGATGCCACACATCAGCACGCCGGTAATACTCTCTACCGCGCCTAGCGCGCGCCAGATCCGCGGGAGAACAACGTCCCCGTAGCCGACGGTCGAATAGCTGCTGGCTGAAAAGTAAAAGGAGGACTCCCAGGATGGAAGACAACGCCAGCGGTAGAAGGCAGCCCACAGCACAATCTGCAGGATGTGCAAAATAACTATCGCAGTTGTAAACCGAATCATCAGCAGGCTAGCGCGCCACGGACCCAGGCCGTTGAGGCCTCGCGCAATAGAGGCTCGCGCCCAGTGAATAAGCACCCCCATACCCGCGCACTGCAATAACAACGTCGCAGTCACGAGAATCACTGCAGCAATGGCTTGGAAGCCAAAGGTCATCGACTCCGTCATCGGTTTCACGCCAGAGTGCGAGCTCCCTCTCCCCATGCAACCGTCTCTTTCCTGGTTGCGTGCAGACTCCAATTCTGACAAGCAACTCAAGTTCCAAGCAAGAATTGCGCTGAGCCGTTCTCGTGCTCAAGCCGCACTGGCACCAGAGAGACTCTGACCGAGCCATTGGGCTTGGGGCATTTCGGGGTTCGGCCCTGAGCGGCTCGCAGCTGTTTCTCGATCGATGATGCCGTACATCACTTTCCAGAAGTGCCCCCCTGACGGCGCGGTGACAACAATCTGGCAAGTGACGGGCTCAAGTCGAAGGGGCTCTACCGCAGGGGGCGGCTTCTAACCTTTTGTCCCAGTACGATCTACAGGGGTCGTGGGCGTACTGACACTGACTGGAACCCTGGATGCATAAGGCAATTGGACGGTTTCCGCGAATGGCAAGCCTGTTGGGGGCCTCAGGAACCCATGCATCCAGAGGGATGAATGGAAAGAAGACTGACAATAATGCTCCTTGTTCCAGCGATTGTTGCTTTGATGCTTGCGTCAGGCCCCCGGTCTCTCGCCCAGGAGTCGGCCTCGCAACCGGGCAGGAGGTTGCGACCGCCCAGCCGCTCCGCGATCTATAACGACACTGCATCGGCTCCTGGTCCAGACCTTCAATTGTTGGAAAGAGACCTGAGCTCACAAAAAAAGCAGATTGTTGCGGCAAACATGAATCTCACGGATACCGAGGCAGAGAAATTCTGGCCGGTGTACGACCGCTATGCTGCGGATTTGGCAAAGATCTACGAGGCCAAATTAACTGTTGTTGATGAGTATTTTCAGAACTACCAGACGATGAACGACGATCAGGCCGAAACTTATCTTCGCCGCCGCGCCGCGGTGGAACAACAAGTCATGCAGCTGAGGTTGAAATATCTCCCGGAATTTCGAAAAGTGCTGTCCAGCCGGGAAGCCCTCTTGTTTTTTCAGATCGACTGGCGGCTTGATCTGATGATCAACCTGCAACTCACACCAGCGCCCCTGATAGATCCATAGCCTCCTCCACCAGCAGGGTGCAGCGCTGGTGTTCGGCTGGTTTGGTTCGCAGGAAAACACTCGATAGCAGACACAGGAATGGTTATGCAGACTTTGATCGCTATGTTCAATTTAATTTTTGGTTGCCATCACCGCCGGCTAAGTCGCGTCTTCACCATCGACCGACGAACTTACCGCGTGTGTTGCAACTGTGGACGGAAGTTCGCTTATTGCCTGGAAAAGATGGCCTTGCAGCGCAGTTTCGTGTAGGAGCGACAATGGACATACATGAAAAGCGTCCACTGCTGATCTCTCGTGGTTGGATTCAGGCGGCAGTGATTGTCCTGATTTTCGGCTTCTTCATCATGGGTGTGCTCACTTACTACACCTACAACGATGAACCACCCATACCGAATGCCGTGAAGGACACGAATGGAGCAACCCTCTTCACTCGTGCCGACATCATGGGAGGCCAGCAGATCTTTTTGAGCAACGGCCTGATGGAGTACGGCTCCATTTTTGGCCATGGTGCGTATCTGGGTCCGGATTTCACCACGGAATATCTACATCGCGCCGCGCTATCCAGCATCAACTTCTACGGCGGAGCAGATTCCGATAGGGCACGCAGCCGCACCATAGAAGACTTCAAGACGAATCGGTATGACAGTACCACGGGCACTCTGGTTTATACGGATGCGCAAGCTCATGCCTTCAACGAGTGCCGAGATTACTATTCATCTTTCTTCGGAGAGCCGACCACAAAGCACGGTTTGAGGCCGAAGGCCATTCAAGATCCGGAAGACATTCGCAAACTGACTGCATTCTTCAGTTGGTCTGCGTGGGCGGCCTCCACCGCCCGCCCCGGCCATCCTTATTCTTATACCAATAACTGGCCTCCGGAGCCGCTGGTGGACAATCATGCTACCGCCGACTCCATTGTGTGGAGCGTGCTTTCACTGATTGCGCTTCTGGGCGGAACAGGTTTGCTGCTTGCAGTGTTTGGCCGCTGGAATCTGTTGGGATGGCATGGACGCGAGCAGCAGACGATGTCATTTCGCGCTCCCGACGAGGTGTTGCTCACTCCCGCTCAAAAGGCGTGTGCCTGGTTTTTTTTCATTATGGCCGCATTGTTCGTGGTTCAGACCCTGCTGGGGGGAGCTACGGAGCACTACCGGGCTGACCTGCAGACTTTCTTCGGAATTGACCTCGGACGGCTGCTTCCTTTCAATGTTGTTCGGACGTGGCACTTGCAACTGTCGCTCTTCTGGATTGTCACTTCCTACCTTGCCGCGGGAATTTTCCTGACTCCGATGATTGCGGGCCGCGAGCCTCGTGGACAAAAGCTGCTGGCGTACGGATTACTTGGCGCTCTGGTGATTGTTGTAGTCGGAAGTCTGCTAGGAGAATTTGCCGGAATCCAGGGTTTCATTCGTAATCCATGGTTCGGCCATCAAGGATTCGAGTATCTCGATCTTGGGCGTGTCTGGCAGGTATTACTGACCGTCGGCTTACTGTTTTGGGTTGTGATCCTCTATCGCGGTCTGCGCAACCGGCTTTCTCTCGAGCATGGAGGGAATCTGCCGTGGGTGTTTTTCTTTTCAGCGCTCTCGATCCCCGCCTTTTACGCTGTTGGTTTGCTTGCCCACCCCGGCGGACATTTCACCACGACAGACTTCTGGCGTTTTTGGGTCGTGCATCTGTGGGTCGAGGACTTCCTGGAGCTGTTCACAACCATTCTTGTTGCCTACATCTTCGTGCTGCTGGGCGTAGTTCATGAGCGTGTCGCTTTGCGCATGATCTATCTGGACATCATTCTGTATTCTGCAGGCGGGATCGTCGGCACAATGCATCATGTGTACTTTTCCGGCGAGCCTGCTCTGCACATGGCGCTGGGAGCTTTCTTCTCGGCGGCGGAGGTCATTCCTCTCACCTTCCTTACGCTCGAGGCCTGGAGCTTCCTGCAATTGGGGACCGTGCAAGGTGTGAAGTCCAAAACAGCATTTCCGCATTACTGGGCCGTGATGTTCCTCGCTGCTGTCGGTTTCTGGAACTTTCTTGGCGCCGGAGTATTCGGCTTCCTCATCAATCTACCGATAGTGTCCTACTACGAAATCGGGACTGCCCTAACGGCAAATCACGGTCATGCGGCGATGATGGGGGTTTACGGAATGCTTTCGATAGGTCTTGCGGTCTTCTGTTTGCGTTACATCACCCCGCAAAAATATTGGTCTGACAAGGCAGCGCAGATCAGCTTCTGGTCCCTCAACCTTGGGCTGGCATGGATGGTCTTTGCGACACTATTTCCACTAGGCATCCTGCAGCTCTATCACGCCATCAGCGTGAGCTATTATGACGCGCGGACGCTGAACTACATTGGCAGTCATGCCAACTCGATACTGGAGTGGCTGCGCATGCCCGGTGACATCGTTTTCATAGTGGGAGGAGCACTGCCGATACTTTATTTGTCTTACCTGGGAGTTCGCCACATGCGCGCCGGCACTACGAGCGAAGAACCCAGAGACCTCCTCTTCACCGACGTCGTTGTCCCGGTACAGGCTGTTCGAGAGCAGGTTTTCAAGGAGCGGGAGCGCTAAGTGGTGGCCAGTGTGCCTCTGGAATGTGTTTTGATGCTGGGATACGCTGTGTTTCTTGCCGCAGTCGCATTTCTGCTGGAGTGGGCGGCTCGTCATGCGCACCGGCGAAGCGTGGCTGCGAGCACCGCGGGTTTCAGCTATCATGCCGAGCACGACATCTGGAAGTGTCCGCGGGACCAGCACCTGTTCCCAGTTTTTTCAGATTCGGCAAAGGGCAAGGTAATTTATCGCGCGCCGGCAGAGGCCTGTAATGCCTGTCCGAGCAAGGCGGCCTGCACCGATTCCAGCCATGGTCGCGAGATTGAGCGGAGTAATTCGAGCCAATTGGAACACGGCATGAAGAGATTCCATCGCGCCGTGTCGCTGACTCTCTTCGTGCTGGCCAGTCTGATCCTTGTTATCGAGCTTTTTCGAACCGGCGGCTTCTATGCAAGAATTGTACTGGCATCGACCCTGACGATGTTTTGTATTTTGATTCAACGCTTGGCATCGAGACTAGCAAGCTTGCCTCCCAGGTGAGGCTAGCGACGACCGCAGCATATTTTTTGGCTTTCGCCTGTGGCAGGAAGAAAGCGAGGCGTACTGATTGACCCAACCGGAGACATTCCAAGTAACCAGAGCACAGGAGAGGATAAGGACATGGCAGCACGAGCACAAGTAATCACCAGCCACCCAGCGGCCCAACAGGCCTGGAAAGATCTCGAGGCTCATCACAATAAGATTGGGCAATTACATCTGCGGCACCTGTTTGCCGAGGATCCAAAGCGCGGCGAGCGCTTCACTGCCCAAGCCCTGGGCCTTTATCTCGACTATTCAAAAAATCGAATTACTTCCGAGACCGTCAAGTTGCTCATCACGCTTGCCGAGGAATCTGGCCTGCGAGATCACATTGACGCCATGTTCCGGGGAGACAAAATCAATATTACGGAGAACCGCGCGGTTTTGCATGTGGCCCTGCGTGCACCGCGAGACGCCTCCATTGAGGTGGATGGCGAAAACGTTGTTCCGAAGGTGCATGCCGTGCTCGATCGTATGGCGGATTTTGCAAACCGGGTGCGAAGCGGCGCATGGAAGGGACACACCGGCAAGCGCATTCGCAACGTGATAAATGTCGGCATCGGCGGTTCTGACCTGGGTCCGGTCATGGCCTATGAGGCTCTGAAGTACTACAGCGATCGAAGCATGACCTTCCGCTTTGTATCCAATATTGACGGAACCGATTTTGCCGAAGCCGTTCGGGACCTGGATCCATCGGAAACACTCTTCATCATTTCGTCGAAAACCTTCACTACGTTGGAGACGATGACCAATGCCCAGACCGCGCGTGCCTGGGCACTGGCGGGATTGGGAGGCGACGAAAAATTGGTCGCAAAGCATTTTGTCGCGGTTTCCACCAATGAGTCAGAGGTGGAGAAATTCGGCATCGATACCGGCAATATGTTCGAGTTCTGGGACTGGGTTGGCGGCCGCTACTCGATGGACTCGGCCATCGGCCTGTCGACCATGATCGCCATTGGTCCCGATAATTTTCGCGCGATGCTCAGTGGCTTTCACCAGATGGATGAGCATTTCCGCACAGCGCCTTTCGAGATGAACCTGCCCGTGCTCATGGGACTGCTGTCGCTCTGGTACAACGACTTCTTCGACGCCCAGACGGTTGCCGTGTTGCCGTATGAGCAATATCTGAAGCGTTTTCCCGCCTATCTGCAGCAGTTGACGATGGAGAGCAACGGCAAGCATGTGACGCTCCAGGGCACCCGGGTCACGCACGCCACTGGACCCATCTACTGGGGTGAGCCGGGAACCAACGGCCAGCACTCCTTCTATCAGTTGATCCATCAAGGAACCAGGCTTATCCCTTGCGACTTCATTGCATTTGCGCAGCCGCTCAACAAGCTTGGCCGCCACCACGACATGCTCCTGGCGAACGTCTTCGCCCAAACTGAGGCCCTGGCGTTTGGCAAGACCCCCGAACAGGTCAAGGCCGAGGGCACGCCGGATTGGCTCGTTCCGCATCGCGTATTTGAGGGCAACCGTCCGTCGAACACGATCCTGGCTGAGCGACTGTCGCCGGAGACGCTGGGCAAACTGGTAGCGTTGTACGAACACTCCGTATTCACTCAGGGCGTAATTTGGAACATTGATTCCTTCGACCAGTGGGGTGTTGAATTGGGTAAGGTTCTGGCACAGCGCATCATTCCTGAGCTTGAGAGCAAAGCAGAACCCAAGCTCGCGCATGACAATTCAACCAACAGCCTGATCACGTATTACAGGAAGTTGAAGCAGACAGCATGAAGGCTCCCGGCTCTGACCAGCCCTTGTGCCAGCGTCTTGCGGACCTGGCCAATCTTGTTTCACTGAGGAGATAACGATGCAGCTTGGAATGATCGGTCTTGGAAGGATGGGCGCCAATATGGTGCGGCGGCTCATAAATAAAGGACACAACTGCGTGGTGTTCGACAGGGCGCAGCAAGCGGTGAGTGAACTGGTGAAGCAGAAGGCAACCGGCGCCGCTTCTCTCGCTGAGTTTGTCAAGAAACTCGAAAAACCACGCGCGATTTGGCTGATGGTACCGGCCGCCGTGGTGGACCAGACCATTGCTGACCTTCTACCTCTTGTCGAGGCGGGAGACATCCTCATCGATGGCGGCAATTCCTATTATGTGGACGATCTCCGGCGTGCAAAGCAACTGGTTCCGCGCAAGATTCATTATGTCGATGTGGGCACCAGCGGCGGTGTGTGGGGACTGGAGCGAGGCTACTGCATGATGATTGGCGGGGAAACCGAGGTCATCAAGCGGCTGGATCCAATTTTTGCCACACTCGCTCCTGGCGTGGGCGACATTCCACGTACACCTGGCCGGGAAAAAGTTGACGGCACCGCCGAGCAAGGCTACTTGCACTGCGGTCCGAACGGGGCCGGCCATTTCGTCAAAATGGTGCACAACGGAATCGAGTACGGAATTATGGCGGCATACGCGGAGGGGCTGAGCATCTTGCGCTCCGCCAACGTCGGCAAGCAAGGACAGGAAGCAGCCGACGCTGAAACCACGCCGCTGCGCGATCCCGAAGAATATCAGTATGACCTGAACCTGCGCGACATCGCGGAGGTGTGGCGCCGCGGAAGCGTGATCGCGTCGTGGCTGCTTGACCTCACGGCCAACGCGCTGATGCAGGATCCGAGTCTTTCTAATTTTGCCGGACGCGTTTCCGATTCTGGCGAAGGGCGATGGACGATTAAAGCGGCCATTGATGAAGCGGTCCCGGCACCGGTTCTGACCACTGCACTCTACGAGCGGTTCAGTTCGCGAGGCGAGGCTGACTTCGCCAACAAACTCCTGTCCGCGATGCGATATCAATTCGGCGGACACCTGGAGAAATCTGAAAGCAAAATTACAGCGGCTTAAGGAGATTACGGTGAACAAGTCACACTCAGACGCGCTGGTTTTTTTCGGCGCCACCGGCGATTTGGCCTACAAGAAAATCTTCCCTGCATTACAGGCGATGGTGAAGCGAGGTCATCTCGACGTGCCGGTGGTCGGCGTGGCCAAGGCTGGCTGGAATCTTGGGCAGCTTCAGGCGCGGGCACAGGATAGTCTCGAGAAGCACGGTGGAGTCGATCCCGCGGCTTTTGAGAAGCTCCGTTCCTTGCTGCGCTATGTCGATGGCGACTATAACGACCCTGCTACGTTTGTGGAGCTGGGCAAGCAACTCAGAGGGGCGCAGCGGCCGGCACACTACCTGGCGATTCCACCTACGCTGTTCGAGGTCGTGCTCGAGGAGCTTGTGCACTGCGGCTGCACGACAGACGCCAGGATCATCATCGAAAAGCCGTTCGGCCATGACCTGGAATCGGCGCAGCATCTGAACAAGGTTCTGCTGCGAAAGTTTGATGAAAGTTCGATTTTCCGGATCGACCATTACCTGGGCAAGCGGCCCGTGCACAACATGGTCGTTTTTCGCTTCTCGAATGCCTTCATGGAAGCGTTCTGGAACCGTAACTATGTTGAGAGTGTGCAGATAACCATGGCAGAGGATTTTGGAGTCCAGGGCCGGGGCGCGTTTTACGATCAGACGGGCGCGATTCGGGATGTTATTCAGAATCATCTGTTCCAGGTGTTATGCAATCTGGCCATGGAAGCTCCGGTCAGAATGGACAGCGAGTCGATCCGCGATGAGAAAGTAAAGGTTCTGAAGGCCATTCCTCCGCTGGAAGAGAAGGACGTCGTTCGCGGGCAATTTCGCGGATATCTCGACGAGAAAGGAGTGGCGCCGGACTCGAAAGTGGAGACGTTTGCTGCGGTTCGATTGGAGATTAACTCCTGGCGCTGGCAGGGAGTGCCGTTTTACATCCGCGCAGGCAAAAACTTGCCGGTAACGAGCACGGAAATCGTCTGCCGGCTGCGCAAGCCTCCCTCCATAATACCGGCGGAGGTTGTGCATTCGAATTATTTGCGTTTCAGGATCAGCCCAGACGTGACAATCGCCATGGGGATGACGGTGATGGCTCCTGATGACAAATTCCTCAGTCGGCCTGCAGAAATGGTGGCAAGCCAACAGCAGAACGCAGAAGAGATGGATGCCTATGAACGGGTGCTGGGAGATGCAATGGCCGGGGACGCCACTCTATTCGCAAGAGAAGACTATGTGGAAGAAGCATGGCGCATTGTCGATCCATTGCTGAAGAACGGCTCATCTGTCTACCAATATGAGCCAAAGAGTTGGGGGCCAACGGAGGTAGTCAGAGTGACTCCCGCAGGAGGCTGGCAAAACCCCGTCGTTGTCGAAGAGAAACCAGCTATTACCAGCCAGGCCGCTTGAGAAACTATTTGGGATTCAAGCAGGGAATTTCACACGAAGATCGATGTGTTCGTTAACAACGAGTCCACGGCCAGACGAGGAGCTTGGGTGCGGATTGTCCGGACAACCCGCACCCCTTGGTGAAGTTAAGGCACGATGAGACCGTTCCTCACCCAACCTTTTCAGCTACCTGGGACAGCGCGTACTCTTCCAGCTTCTGCGCATCAGCATTAAATTTGCGGATGCCTTCGGCCAACTTCTCGGTCGCCATCGCGTCTTCGTTGTGCATCCAGCGGAAGCCCGCTTCCGTGAGGTGCAGGCGCTCATCTTTGCTCGCGTGAGCTGTGGCCGGATCGAGCCTCCGCTGTAGAACGCCCTCCGTTTTCTCCAGTTGGTCAAGAAGTTCGGGGCTGATGGTCAGCAGATCCGAACCTGCCAGCCGTACGATCTGGTTCACATTGCGGAAACTCGCGCCCATGACCTGGGTCTTGTAGCCATACTTCTTGTAATAGTCGTAGATGCGCGTGACCGAAGCAACGCCGGGATCCTGGTCTGGGTCAATCTCTTTGCCGCCCTGCTCCTTCTTGTACCAGTCGTAAATGCGACCGACAAAGGGCGAAATCAACGTG harbors:
- a CDS encoding ion channel gives rise to the protein MTESMTFGFQAIAAVILVTATLLLQCAGMGVLIHWARASIARGLNGLGPWRASLLMIRFTTAIVILHILQIVLWAAFYRWRCLPSWESSFYFSASSYSTVGYGDVVLPRIWRALGAVESITGVLMCGISVSALFAIATRLIEADDQSSTQARI
- the zwf gene encoding glucose-6-phosphate dehydrogenase — encoded protein: MNKSHSDALVFFGATGDLAYKKIFPALQAMVKRGHLDVPVVGVAKAGWNLGQLQARAQDSLEKHGGVDPAAFEKLRSLLRYVDGDYNDPATFVELGKQLRGAQRPAHYLAIPPTLFEVVLEELVHCGCTTDARIIIEKPFGHDLESAQHLNKVLLRKFDESSIFRIDHYLGKRPVHNMVVFRFSNAFMEAFWNRNYVESVQITMAEDFGVQGRGAFYDQTGAIRDVIQNHLFQVLCNLAMEAPVRMDSESIRDEKVKVLKAIPPLEEKDVVRGQFRGYLDEKGVAPDSKVETFAAVRLEINSWRWQGVPFYIRAGKNLPVTSTEIVCRLRKPPSIIPAEVVHSNYLRFRISPDVTIAMGMTVMAPDDKFLSRPAEMVASQQQNAEEMDAYERVLGDAMAGDATLFAREDYVEEAWRIVDPLLKNGSSVYQYEPKSWGPTEVVRVTPAGGWQNPVVVEEKPAITSQAA
- the pgi gene encoding glucose-6-phosphate isomerase: MAARAQVITSHPAAQQAWKDLEAHHNKIGQLHLRHLFAEDPKRGERFTAQALGLYLDYSKNRITSETVKLLITLAEESGLRDHIDAMFRGDKINITENRAVLHVALRAPRDASIEVDGENVVPKVHAVLDRMADFANRVRSGAWKGHTGKRIRNVINVGIGGSDLGPVMAYEALKYYSDRSMTFRFVSNIDGTDFAEAVRDLDPSETLFIISSKTFTTLETMTNAQTARAWALAGLGGDEKLVAKHFVAVSTNESEVEKFGIDTGNMFEFWDWVGGRYSMDSAIGLSTMIAIGPDNFRAMLSGFHQMDEHFRTAPFEMNLPVLMGLLSLWYNDFFDAQTVAVLPYEQYLKRFPAYLQQLTMESNGKHVTLQGTRVTHATGPIYWGEPGTNGQHSFYQLIHQGTRLIPCDFIAFAQPLNKLGRHHDMLLANVFAQTEALAFGKTPEQVKAEGTPDWLVPHRVFEGNRPSNTILAERLSPETLGKLVALYEHSVFTQGVIWNIDSFDQWGVELGKVLAQRIIPELESKAEPKLAHDNSTNSLITYYRKLKQTA
- the gnd gene encoding decarboxylating 6-phosphogluconate dehydrogenase, producing the protein MQLGMIGLGRMGANMVRRLINKGHNCVVFDRAQQAVSELVKQKATGAASLAEFVKKLEKPRAIWLMVPAAVVDQTIADLLPLVEAGDILIDGGNSYYVDDLRRAKQLVPRKIHYVDVGTSGGVWGLERGYCMMIGGETEVIKRLDPIFATLAPGVGDIPRTPGREKVDGTAEQGYLHCGPNGAGHFVKMVHNGIEYGIMAAYAEGLSILRSANVGKQGQEAADAETTPLRDPEEYQYDLNLRDIAEVWRRGSVIASWLLDLTANALMQDPSLSNFAGRVSDSGEGRWTIKAAIDEAVPAPVLTTALYERFSSRGEADFANKLLSAMRYQFGGHLEKSESKITAA
- a CDS encoding cbb3-type cytochrome c oxidase subunit I, encoding MDIHEKRPLLISRGWIQAAVIVLIFGFFIMGVLTYYTYNDEPPIPNAVKDTNGATLFTRADIMGGQQIFLSNGLMEYGSIFGHGAYLGPDFTTEYLHRAALSSINFYGGADSDRARSRTIEDFKTNRYDSTTGTLVYTDAQAHAFNECRDYYSSFFGEPTTKHGLRPKAIQDPEDIRKLTAFFSWSAWAASTARPGHPYSYTNNWPPEPLVDNHATADSIVWSVLSLIALLGGTGLLLAVFGRWNLLGWHGREQQTMSFRAPDEVLLTPAQKACAWFFFIMAALFVVQTLLGGATEHYRADLQTFFGIDLGRLLPFNVVRTWHLQLSLFWIVTSYLAAGIFLTPMIAGREPRGQKLLAYGLLGALVIVVVGSLLGEFAGIQGFIRNPWFGHQGFEYLDLGRVWQVLLTVGLLFWVVILYRGLRNRLSLEHGGNLPWVFFFSALSIPAFYAVGLLAHPGGHFTTTDFWRFWVVHLWVEDFLELFTTILVAYIFVLLGVVHERVALRMIYLDIILYSAGGIVGTMHHVYFSGEPALHMALGAFFSAAEVIPLTFLTLEAWSFLQLGTVQGVKSKTAFPHYWAVMFLAAVGFWNFLGAGVFGFLINLPIVSYYEIGTALTANHGHAAMMGVYGMLSIGLAVFCLRYITPQKYWSDKAAQISFWSLNLGLAWMVFATLFPLGILQLYHAISVSYYDARTLNYIGSHANSILEWLRMPGDIVFIVGGALPILYLSYLGVRHMRAGTTSEEPRDLLFTDVVVPVQAVREQVFKERER